Part of the Paenibacillus aurantius genome, GACATCGAACGTCAGGCTTCTCTTCTGCGCCTGGTGCTCAAAGCTGCGGTACAGGGAATCGGCCAGCTCGTGAAGCTCCGTCGGTTCCAGGACAGGGAGCATTTTGCCGGTTTCCAGCTTGGCCAAATCCAGAATTTCGTCGATAAGCTGAAGCAGATCCTTCCCCGCGGAGAAGATGGTATGAACGTACTCCAGCTGCTTCGCCTGGAGATTCCCCTCCTTATTCTCCGCCAGAATCTGGGAGAGAATAAGCAAGCTGTTAAGCGGCGTTCTCAGCTCATGCGAAACATTGGCCAGGAACTCCGACTTATGCTGGGCGGCCAGGTAGATTTCATCCGCCTGGGCTTTGATTTCGAGCTTCTGCCGCTCGGTAATTTCCATCTGGCGGAGCAGATTCTCGTTGGTGTCCGCGAGCTCCTCCGTTTGAACCTGAAGCTCGTCCGCCTGGGATTGAAGCTCCTCGGCCTGCGCCAGCACCTCGTCCGCCTGCGCCGCGATTTCTTCTTTCTGGCGTTCCGTGAGGGCGATTTGCTCCTTCAGCTGCTCATTGGAGGCCAAGATTTCATCCGCCTGCTCCTTCAGCTCCCGAGCCTGCCGCTCGATCTCTTCCTTCTGCTTCGCCGTCCGTTCGAATTCGGCGGCGAGCTGTTCGTTGGAAAGGCGCAAACTATCGGCTTGGGTCTTCAGCTCCAAAGCCTGCCGCTCAATCTCTTCCTTCTGCCGGACCGCCATCTCCATGGAGACGCGAAGCTCCTCGGCCTGCGTCTGGAGTTCCTCCGCTTGGGCGTGCACTTCCTCGTTCTGCTGCTGAAGCTCTTCTTTTTGACGGGCGGTCAATTCCATCTCACGTTTAAGACGCCCATTGGAGGACGCGAGTTCTTGGGCTTGCTCCTGCAGCTCCTCTGTCTGGGCGTGCAGCTCCTCCGTCTGGGCATGCAGCTCGTCGGTCTGGGCCAGCAGCTCTTCGGTTTGGGCTTCGAGCTCTTCCTTCTGGTTCTGCGTCTCTCTTAACAGCTCATCGATGCGGGCCACGTCGGCCAGCGTATGGAGCAGGACGCCGAGGTTGCGGCTGACCCGGTCAATAAGCTGCCGTTCTTTATCCGGATAGGGAAGGAAAGAAGCCAGCTCCAATACCGCCACCAGTTCCTCTTCATAGAGAACAGGGATGATGGTCAGGCTCGCAGGAGAGGCTTCCCCGAGAGCGGAGGATACTTTGATGTATCCCTCGGGCAAATGATGCCGTTCCAGAATCTCCTTCTCCAGGGCGCATTGGCCGACAAGGCCGCTGCCCATGGGGATCGGTTCCAAGGAACGGGTCGGCTCCCCGCAGGCATACCCCGCAGCAAAATGAAGAACCTGCCCGCTGCGGACATAGAGGACGCCATAGCTTGCCTGTACGGCGGCGGCCAGTTTATTCAGGAAAATGGCGGAAGCGGCTTCCACCTTAACGGATCCCTGAAGCAGAATGGCCATTTCCGAAACCTGCTGGTTGATCCAGGCTTGTTCTTCGGCCTCCAGTCGAAGCTTATGCTCCTGCCCGGAGCGTGCGCGGAATTGCGCCGACAACGAATGAAAGGCGAGCACCAGCTCGTCCCATTCATCCTGTATACGTATAGGCCGGGTATCGGTGGGGGTTCCTTCCTTCATCCCCTCGGCTATGGCCGTTAAATGCGCCAGCCGGGTCTGCATCCGGAGGGCTGTCCGGTAAGAAGCGAGGCACGCGGCGGCCATCCCGGTGAAGGCCAATCCGAGGGAACAAGCGAGGGCGGGTCCCTTTAGTAAGAATAAAGACAGGACGGAATACAGCAGAGCCATAACAATCGTGACGGCCGCATTCCGCCAAATTCGGTTTTTTATGTTCATCGGTTCACCCTTGTCTCAAAAATTCGTCCAATACCTTATTATAGCGGGGAACCCTCGGTGTGAACAGCTGGACCGACAAGACTTGGGGACAGGGGAGGCGGAAGCTAAAGGCAGCTCGATTGAAAGCCGGCGGACGGCGGTACCGCTTGCTGCTCCAGAAGCTGCCGGAATTCGGCTGCGGGAACGGGAGGACTGTAGCAGTAGCCCTGTACCTGAACACAGCCCAGCGACGCGAGCAGCTCCGCCTGCTCCAGCGTCTCGACGCCTTCTGCGATAACCTGAAGCGACAGCAGCCGGGCCATGCTGATGATCGTTTCCACGATCGCCCGGCTTCCTGTCTCCAGCTGGCGAACGAAGGATTGGTCGATCTTCAAGATGTCGATCGGCAGCTTGGTCAAGTAGCTTAAGGAGCTGTAGCCCGTGCCAAAGTCGTCCATGCTGATGGAAAGACCGAGCAGTTTGAACTGATGCAGCCTTAGGATCGAACGCTCCTCGTTATGCATCATCATGCTTTCGGTGACCTCCAGCTCGAGATAGCGGGCCTCGAGCCCGCTTTTGCCCAGAGCTTCCGTAACGGTGGTAATAATGGTGCTTTGCGACAGATGGGAGGGAGACAGGTTGACGGAGATCGGAATAGCGGGAAGCCCTTCCTCCTGCCACCGCTTGTTCTGGCGGCAGGCCTCCTCCATTATCCAACGCTCCAGCTCGACGATTACCCCGGTCTCCTCGGCTACCGGAATGAAGCGGGCGGGAGAAACAAGCCCAAGCCGGGGATGACGCCAGCGCAGCAGCGCTTCGCCTCCTATTACCGCGGAGGTGCTGTGATCGACCTTCGGCTGGTAGTAGGCTTCGATTTCCCCGCGCTCCAAGGCCCTTCTCAAGTCGTTTTCCAGCAAAATGTCCGCGAGATCGGCGGCTTTCATCGTGTTCTCATAGAAATGGAAGTGCTGGGCCCCGTTCCGCTTGGATTCGTACATGGCGAGGTCCGCCTTCTTCATGAGCTCGTCGGGCTCCGTTCCGTCCTTTGGAAAAAACGCAACCCCGAGGCTGGCCGACAAGATAACCTCCTGCCCCATGACGAGGAGAGGCTGTCCGAACAACCCCACAATCTTCCTTAATAGAGGCTGAAGAAGCATCTTGTCCGCCGTACCGTCCGCCAGAATGACGAACTCGTCCCCGCCGAGCCGGGCCAGAATGCTGCTCTTGGGGAGAAGCTGCCGCAGCTTGGAGGCGGCATCCGTAATCAGCTGGTCGCCGAAGCTGTGGCCGAAGAGGTCGTTGACCTTTTTGAACCGGTCGAGGTCGACATAGATCACGGCGAAGCCGGTCAGCGCTTCGGCGGCGCGGGCGGCCAATTCATTCATAAAATAACGGCGGTTCGGCAGCCCGGTCAGCTCGTCGTGGTAGGCGAGATGGTGAATGCGGTTCTGGTAGGCTTTGGCATCCTCGATGTCTTTGACCACCGCGTACACACCGGCTACCTTGTTATCCATAATGATCGGAATGGTCGTCACCCGGACGGAGAACGCCGTCCCTGATTTTTTCCGCAGCCAGGTTTCGTACGTGTCGTCCTGCAGCAGCGTCGCCGCGTGAACGTCCTCCGGAAGCGTTAAGCAGACGCCCGGGAGAAGCGCGGAGAGGGACTGTCCGACGAGCTCGGCTTCCTCGTATCCCGACATCCCTGCCGAAGAAGTGTTGGCTTGAAGAATGAGGCCTTCCCGGTTCAAGGCGAGGACTCCGTCCGGGTTGTGGCGGAACAGGGAATGATAATACCGCTCCGTTTCTTCGCGTTTCTCGATTTCCCGCAGCCGGACCTTCTCGCCGTATGTGTCGGGAACGAGCAGCAGAGCCACCCAGCAGGCCGCCTGAAGGGAGAAGGGGATCAGGGAGAAGTTGAAATTCAAGGGAAGGTCCGCCGCCTGCGGATCGATCATCGATATGGTGATGAGCAGCGGATTGATGGTGAGGGCCACCCCGATAAAGAAAGCCCCCGCGTACAGCCAATTCCGGTATCTCGGCTCGGACGATTCCCGGCTCAGCAGAATAAGAAGCCTCAAGGCGGAGAAGGAGATGCCGAGCGACAAGCTGATCGTCAGCACAAAAGCGGAAAGATTAAGGGAAAGCTGGCTTTCCCTGTCGAAGATAAGCAAGTGATACAGAATTTCAAAGGCAACGAAATATACCGCAGCCAAGCTGCCTTTGCGCAGGAACAGGCCGGTGTGGAACGTTTGGATGGTAAACAGGCGGCGGATATATTTCTTGGTTCCGTATGCCTCTGTCACGGCCAGAAGGATCAGAAAGAGGTGTTTCCACGGTGGGAGGGAGGAGTTTACACCCAAAGCAAACAGAAAGTGATAGCTCCAGAAGGAAAACGTAAGAAAGAACAGCAGAAGGAGATTATGGAAGCGGTCGTCCAATTTGCCGGTCTTGTGCAGATAACGGACATACATAGGCGCGATAAGGGCTCCGAAGACGGAGTTGAAATAGGCTGTGATGAAGAAATTCCAGTTCATGTCCACCCTCTTTTCCGAGCCGGCCAGTGAAAGAGTCTTATAAGGGGCCGCAGCTGGGTCCTTTTTTACCGGTCTGGGACTATTGTACTATGAGGGGCGGCTGGAATCTATCGAAAATTTTGAAGAAGCTGGAAGTTCGGACACCAGCTTCCTTGCCCGGACGGAGGGAAGCCTAATCCGCTCTCCCGTATTTCTCCCGGTACTGGCCGGGGGTCATGTCCTCCTGTTTGCGGAAGGAACGGATGAAGTTCTGGGAGTTGAGGTACTGGAGCCGCTCCGCGATTTCCTTGATGGTCATGTCCGTTTCCTTCAGCCATTTCTTGGCCATGTGGAGCCGGTAGGAAAGAAGGTATTCGCTGAACGTCTGGTTGGTTTCCTTGCGGAAGACCCCGCTCAAATAATTGGCGTTGTAATGAAGCTCCGCCGCACACGACTCGATGGTCAAATTCGTATCATAATGGTTGACGATCCTGTCGATGACCTGCTCGGAGATGTTGCGGTACTGCGAGTTCCGGCGTTCCCGGAAGATAGCAATAAGGGGAAGCAGCAGGCGTTTCCGGAACCAGGCCTCCATCTCGTCGGCGAGCTGAATGCGGTTAAGCTCCTCATAGAGCGAGCTGCCGCCGGTATCCAGCTGGTGCAGGGAAATGCCGGATTCCTGCATGACTCCGAGCAGCTTGTTGAGCAGGCGGTTGACCGACACCTGGTATTCCTGCAAGGTGAGCTCGTGCCGGAAAACCGCCTGCATGAACCGGCTGAGGAGGACAAGGGCGGGTTCTTCCTCCGCCAGCGTAATCGCGTCCACGAGCTCGCTCTCCAAGCCGCTTGGGTAGTCGATGGCGAGCCGGTGGCGTCCGCTGTTGACGTCCGCATACTGGATGATGACGCTGCTGCCGAGCTGAATGCGCTGCTTGAGCGCCTCGTGTCCTTCCCGGTAGGCGATGGAAGCGGCCCGTACCTCCTCGAACGGAAGACTGAGGCCGATGCTGATCCCGAGTTTCAGCACCTCGCGCACCTTTTGCTGAATGGATTCGGTCGTCCGGTACAAATAGTCGGCGAAGGCTTCCTTGTCCGGCTCCGCCGTTCCGATGAGGGTCACCTGCGTCTGCTCGATGAAGATAGGCGGGAACCGGGTTTCCGGAGGAATGAGCTCCTCGATCATATTGTTGATCGCAAAGAGCAGCAGATCGGAATCCTCTTTGCCGTAATGGGTCTTCTCCAGCGAATCGATCTGAAGCGTCAGCACGGCCATGTACGTCCAGCTTCCGGCTTTCTCGCCGAGACCGAACAGCTCCAGCTTCTCGGTCAGGTCGCTTCGTCTTACCGAGCCTTGGTAAAGGCGGAGCAGGAAGAAGGTCCGGGCCTGCTGCAGATGGTGCTGCACCTCATGCTCCAGTGCCGAATTGGATTGATACAGCGCCTGCATGCGGTCTCCGATGATTTCGAATTCGTTCGCTTTCCTGCCGTTCTCCTTGCCCGGAAGCCTTTCGGCGAGCTGGTTCATCAACCGGCCGATGGGAGAATACATGCGCCTCGATCCGATCAGCGTGACGCCGACAAAGGCCAGGATGATGAGGACGCAGACCAGAATCGTATAGTTGGCGATTTTCTTAGTGTCCATCAGCAGGCGGTCCAGGGAGATCACGGACACATAAATCCAGCCGTTAAAATCGCTTTTCAAATAAGTCGCGGTATAACGTTCCCCGTTCCGGCTTGTCTCGAATTGTCCCGAGGCATGGGAGAGGACGCTCATGTCGGGAAGGAAGCCCGTATCCGCCGCATAGTGGCCGATCAGGGCCGGATTGGAATGATACTGCAGCTGCCCCCGCTCGTCCAGGATCATGACGGTTTCCGACGGCTGCGGGGTATAGTGGAGAATATCCGCGATTCCGCACGCCGACAGGTTGGCATAGGCGAGCCCGTCCTTCTCCAGCGCCTTCACGGGGAGCTTCTTGATCAGGCTGATCGTGTAGGGACAAGAGATGGCGTTGGCTTTCTCTTCGCTGTAGAACCACACTGTGGGATTCAGCATCCAGGTAGTCTCCCGGGGCATGAGCCTCTCCCCGTAAATCTGGGCATGGTGGAGATATTCGTCGAACCGGTAATAGCCGGAATTTTTGATCATCCAATTCTTCTGAAAGTTGACGATCACGACATCGTCGAGCTTCGTATAGAAGGACTGGGTGCTGCTGATTTCCTTGCGGAGGCTGTTGTACATCTCAAAATGGTCCGGAGCGTAGGGCTCGTTTAAGGCTTTGGCCATCGTATTCGAATTGATCAGCTGATTGAGGGCGTGGTTGATCGTCAGCAGGGTCTCCTCCACCTTGGAATTCATCTGGCCGAGCAGCTGGGCCTGGCTCCGGTTCACTTGTTTCTGAAACTCCTTGGCCGATTGCTGGTAAGAAATGAACCCGAGGAAGAGGACGGGCAGTGTGCAGAGGATACAGCCGAACACGATCATTTTGGTAAAGAAGCTGATAGGACGCATCCGTGTCCCCTTTCCCGTTGAGATATCGCTTACATTGTAACAAGAGTAAGGGGTTGGGGCAACGCGGAACTTGAGGTATAATGCGTAATATCAAACGGCCAATGGAGAAGGAGGCGGGGGATGGCATGAGGGCAGGAGCGGCTCTGGGTGCAGCGGGAAAGGTGGCGATCGGGCTTCTTGCCTTGGCTTTGAGCGGCTGCACCGGGGAAGAACGAACCCATCCCGAGCGGACGGATGCCTTACCCATCAGCCTGATGGTAACGCTGCATCAACCAAGCGAGCCTTCTCGTGAGATGCTCGATATCTTCAACCGGATGATCGGAGCGGAGCTGCAGATCGATTGGGTGCCGAGCGACATTTACCGGGAGAAGCTGCTCAATGCGGTGGAGACGAATACGCTGAAGAAGGTGACCGGGGTCAACGAATCCGATTATTATCTTCTCAAAAATGCCATTCGCTCCGAAATGTTCTGGGAAATCGGCCCGTTCCTGGACGCTTACCCCAATCTCAGCAAGCTGGACCCGAAGGTGCTCCGGCAGACGGCGGTAGACGGGAAGCTCTACGGATTGTATTCGGAGAGGTGGCCTTCCCGGCAGGGCCTCATCATCCGAAAGGACTGGATGGATAAGCTTGGGCTCCGCCCTCCCGAGACGACGGACGAGCTGTATACGCTGCTGAGCCGGTTTACGAAGGACGATCCGGACGGCAACGGCAAGGCGGACACCTATGGGCTTACGGACCGGAACGACCTGATCTATGGGGCGTTCAAAACCTTCTCCTCGTACTTCGGGACCCCCAACAACTGGACCTTGTCCAATGGACGGCCGCAGCCGGATTTCATGACGGGGGCTTACCTCGATACGATGGATTACATGAAGAAGCTGTACGACGAGGGCTTGATCAACCGGGATTTTGCCGTGACGAGCAAGCAGATTCAGCGGTACCGTTTCCTGACGGGCCAATCGGGGGTCATGGTTGGGGCCATGGATGACGCTCCCCGGCTGCAGGACGAGCTGAAGCGCATCCAGCCCAACGCCGAGCTCGCGCTCGTCAACCGCATCGAAGGGCCCCAAGGCTTCGGCATCTGGTCCATTCCGGATTACAGCGGCATCTTCCTCTTCTCCAAGCGGGCCATCCCGACGGAGAGCGAGCTCAAGCGCATCCTGGCTGTCTATGACCGGATGCTGGAGCCCGGGCCGACCAATTTCCTCCGGTATGGCATTCAAGACAAGCATTACAAGGTCATCGAAGGCAAGGTCGCTCCCGAACCAGGCATGAACGAGGACCGGAACGCCAACGTGCTGCCGTTCTACTCCCTGATGATTCAGAACATCAGCAATCCCGGCTTGCTCCGGCTCAGCGATAAAGGACAGCAGCCGCTTGTCGTATTGGCCCAGAGGCTGACCGACGACAATGGAAAGCATCTGATCCGCGATCCGATGCTCGGGCTCTCTTCTCCTACGTATGATGCGAAAGGGACGGAATTATCGGACATCATCACGAATGCCACGTATCATTACATTCTCGGCCAGCTGGACCGCAAGGGCTTCGAGGAGCAAGTGAAGCTGTGGCGCCAGGCTGGCGGAGACAAGGTCATGGAAGAGCTGGCGCAGGCTCATGCGGCCAAGCCCGGGGAAGCCACTAAATAAAGCAAGCCGCCGATCTCGCGGATCGGCGGCTTTTTTCATGGCATCACAGGCATAATCATTACCTCAGATCGCTTAGAAAACCGCGGAACGGAGGGCTTTGCTGCCCTTCTGCTGAGGGAATGATTGTTTACGTCATCCACGCCGGGACGTAGGCTCAAAGGGTAAGGTTCACATTACCCAAAGGGGGAAACGAGCAATGGTATCAACCAACCGGCTGGTTAAATGGACAAGTACGGCAAGTGCCATCGTCTTGGCCGCTTCGGCCTTGGCAGGCTGCGGGAGCAAGGAAACAGGCGGCGCCTCCGGATCGGGCACAAGCCCCAATCCATCGGATAATGCGCCCCTCAAGATCACCATGATGGCCGATCTTCATACGCCCGAGGTGCCTTCCGACGAAGTGCTTAAAGCTCTGGAAGAGAAAACCAATGCGAAATTCACCGTTCAATGGGTGCCGGACGGCAACTACGACGAGAAGTTCCAGGCGGCGCTCGCCACCGGATCGCTTCCGCAGGTGGCGTGGCTGAAGAACGCCGCTTCCGTGGCGCTTGTGCGCAGTGCTATCGAAAGCGGCCAATTCTGGGAAGTCGGCCCGTATTTGAAGGATTACAAAAATTTGAGCAAGCTGAACGGGAACACGCTCAACAATACCAAGATCAACGGCAAAATCTACTCGCTCTACCAGGAGAGGGATTTGGCCCGCTCCGGGGTGATTTACCGGAAGGATTGGGCAGATAAGCTCGGCATCGCCGAGCCGAAGACAACCGACGACCTCTATACCATGCTGAAGAAATTCAAGGAGGCGGATCTGGGCGGAGGCGGAAACACCATCGGGCTCGCCGACAGGAACGATCTCGTCTACGGTTCCTTCAAGGCGCTGAGCTCCTGGTTCGGAACCCCGAACAACTGGGGCGTGGAGAACGGCAAGCTCGTTCCCGACTTCATGACCAAAGGGTACCTGGACACGATGAAATTCCTCAAGAAGCTCTACAGCGAAGGGCTGATCAATAAGGACTTCCCGGTCACGAGCAAGGCGGACCAGCAGAACCTGATGTACACGGGCAAGGCCGGGGTCTACATCGGCAACATGCCGGACGTCAAGACCATGCAGGAGAAGACGGTGAAGAACGTGCCGGGGGCCCAATTTGACGTCACGAATACCATCAACGGCCCGGATGGGAAGCCGGGGCTTTGGTCGCTGCCGGGTTACGGCTCGCTGATGCTGTTCCCGAAATCGTCGGTGAAAACCGAGGCCGACCTGAAGAAGCTGCTGGCGGTGTTCGACAAGTTCTTTGACCCGGAGGTGGCCGACCTTCTCAAGTACGGAATCGAAGGCAAGCATTATACGAAGAAGGACGGGAAGGTGGTTCCGGACAGCGACGTCAAAAAGCTCGAAAAGGAAGCCACCCCGTACCTGGGAATGGCGCTGGCTGACACCACGAACATCACCCCCTCGTTCTATACGCTCCCGGTGATGGAGAAGGCTAATACGCTGGTCAAGGCCGCCGAGAAGTTCGCCATTGCCGATCCGGCCGCTCCGCTTGCTTCTAAGACGGCGATCGAGAAGGGCAACCGGCTGCAGGATATCATCAAGGACGGCACGTATCAGTTCATTCTGGGCAAGATCGATGAGAAGGGCTTCCAGGACGTCATCAAGAAGTGGCAGGACCAAGGTGGGGCCCAGATCATTTCGGAATACAACGCGGAGTATGCCAAGGGCAAATAAGGAGAAGGACGGAGAAAGGAAGGTCCCCGCCGGGCCTTCCCTTCCATCCGAGAGGAGGAGGAATGGGGAATGAAGACCGTGACGGCCGCCAACCGAATCGCCCAAGCCCCCCGTACCCGAAGTGCATGGAAGCGGAGGGTGGTGCGCAACCGGTATATGTATCTCATGATCCTGCCGGGTCTGATTTATTTTCTTGTCTTCAAATATTTGCCGATGTGGGGTCTGATCATCTCCTTTCAAGACTATGTTCCCTTCCAGGGAATTCTGCACAGTCCATGGGTCGGCTTCAAGCAGTTTAACCGGCTCTTTACGGACCCCGATTTCTGGGGGATCTTTCGCAATACGCTCAGTCTCTTTCTGTTAAATATCGTGTTCTATACTCCGGTTCCGATCGTGCTTGCCATCATGCTGAACGAAGTGGCCCATCCTTTCTTCAAGAGAATCGTCCAGACGATCGTCTATATCCCTCATTTTCTGTCGTGGGT contains:
- a CDS encoding response regulator; amino-acid sequence: MNIKNRIWRNAAVTIVMALLYSVLSLFLLKGPALACSLGLAFTGMAAACLASYRTALRMQTRLAHLTAIAEGMKEGTPTDTRPIRIQDEWDELVLAFHSLSAQFRARSGQEHKLRLEAEEQAWINQQVSEMAILLQGSVKVEAASAIFLNKLAAAVQASYGVLYVRSGQVLHFAAGYACGEPTRSLEPIPMGSGLVGQCALEKEILERHHLPEGYIKVSSALGEASPASLTIIPVLYEEELVAVLELASFLPYPDKERQLIDRVSRNLGVLLHTLADVARIDELLRETQNQKEELEAQTEELLAQTDELHAQTEELHAQTEELQEQAQELASSNGRLKREMELTARQKEELQQQNEEVHAQAEELQTQAEELRVSMEMAVRQKEEIERQALELKTQADSLRLSNEQLAAEFERTAKQKEEIERQARELKEQADEILASNEQLKEQIALTERQKEEIAAQADEVLAQAEELQSQADELQVQTEELADTNENLLRQMEITERQKLEIKAQADEIYLAAQHKSEFLANVSHELRTPLNSLLILSQILAENKEGNLQAKQLEYVHTIFSAGKDLLQLIDEILDLAKLETGKMLPVLEPTELHELADSLYRSFEHQAQKRSLTFDVRMDRTLPESIITDGHRLRQVLRNLIANALKFTETGSVSLEILRGNKATRLRQPAAAGDIVFAVTDTGIGIPSDKLEAIFEAFQQADGTTSRKYGGTGLGLTISRELAGLLGGRIEVYSEEGGGSVFSLVLPAVPVEAAEQAETESLSIAAAAEHASKDKASFMESFIPDISISNPKLLQFSEMEDDRADLQPEDTVLLIIEDEKDFASILLELARRRGFKAIVAFQGDQGLALAHAYKPDAILLDTDLPVLDGWAIISRLKSRPELRHIPVHVISTEETDPHTLSLGALSFWKKPSDHEELEAAFLQIESYIRRQTKNLLIVEDHPDLRKSLVAFIAHPDVRITAVATGREALEQLTVQHFDCMVLDLGLSDLPGFDLLEQIKTNRKLQTLPVIIYTGKELSKHDEQRLKHYAESIVIKNVRSMERLYDETALYLHRRTADLPPDKQRLIEKLHNPESAFEGRRILLVDDDMRNIFALSSVLEGYNMEIRFAQNGREALSILDEEKEIELIFMDIMMPEMDGYETMREIRRRPEYENVVIIALTARAMEEDRVKCLQAGASDYIPKPINTTQLVTMLKAWLIK
- a CDS encoding putative bifunctional diguanylate cyclase/phosphodiesterase; the protein is MNWNFFITAYFNSVFGALIAPMYVRYLHKTGKLDDRFHNLLLLFFLTFSFWSYHFLFALGVNSSLPPWKHLFLILLAVTEAYGTKKYIRRLFTIQTFHTGLFLRKGSLAAVYFVAFEILYHLLIFDRESQLSLNLSAFVLTISLSLGISFSALRLLILLSRESSEPRYRNWLYAGAFFIGVALTINPLLITISMIDPQAADLPLNFNFSLIPFSLQAACWVALLLVPDTYGEKVRLREIEKREETERYYHSLFRHNPDGVLALNREGLILQANTSSAGMSGYEEAELVGQSLSALLPGVCLTLPEDVHAATLLQDDTYETWLRKKSGTAFSVRVTTIPIIMDNKVAGVYAVVKDIEDAKAYQNRIHHLAYHDELTGLPNRRYFMNELAARAAEALTGFAVIYVDLDRFKKVNDLFGHSFGDQLITDAASKLRQLLPKSSILARLGGDEFVILADGTADKMLLQPLLRKIVGLFGQPLLVMGQEVILSASLGVAFFPKDGTEPDELMKKADLAMYESKRNGAQHFHFYENTMKAADLADILLENDLRRALERGEIEAYYQPKVDHSTSAVIGGEALLRWRHPRLGLVSPARFIPVAEETGVIVELERWIMEEACRQNKRWQEEGLPAIPISVNLSPSHLSQSTIITTVTEALGKSGLEARYLELEVTESMMMHNEERSILRLHQFKLLGLSISMDDFGTGYSSLSYLTKLPIDILKIDQSFVRQLETGSRAIVETIISMARLLSLQVIAEGVETLEQAELLASLGCVQVQGYCYSPPVPAAEFRQLLEQQAVPPSAGFQSSCL
- a CDS encoding AraC family transcriptional regulator — protein: MRPISFFTKMIVFGCILCTLPVLFLGFISYQQSAKEFQKQVNRSQAQLLGQMNSKVEETLLTINHALNQLINSNTMAKALNEPYAPDHFEMYNSLRKEISSTQSFYTKLDDVVIVNFQKNWMIKNSGYYRFDEYLHHAQIYGERLMPRETTWMLNPTVWFYSEEKANAISCPYTISLIKKLPVKALEKDGLAYANLSACGIADILHYTPQPSETVMILDERGQLQYHSNPALIGHYAADTGFLPDMSVLSHASGQFETSRNGERYTATYLKSDFNGWIYVSVISLDRLLMDTKKIANYTILVCVLIILAFVGVTLIGSRRMYSPIGRLMNQLAERLPGKENGRKANEFEIIGDRMQALYQSNSALEHEVQHHLQQARTFFLLRLYQGSVRRSDLTEKLELFGLGEKAGSWTYMAVLTLQIDSLEKTHYGKEDSDLLLFAINNMIEELIPPETRFPPIFIEQTQVTLIGTAEPDKEAFADYLYRTTESIQQKVREVLKLGISIGLSLPFEEVRAASIAYREGHEALKQRIQLGSSVIIQYADVNSGRHRLAIDYPSGLESELVDAITLAEEEPALVLLSRFMQAVFRHELTLQEYQVSVNRLLNKLLGVMQESGISLHQLDTGGSSLYEELNRIQLADEMEAWFRKRLLLPLIAIFRERRNSQYRNISEQVIDRIVNHYDTNLTIESCAAELHYNANYLSGVFRKETNQTFSEYLLSYRLHMAKKWLKETDMTIKEIAERLQYLNSQNFIRSFRKQEDMTPGQYREKYGRAD
- a CDS encoding extracellular solute-binding protein gives rise to the protein MRNIKRPMEKEAGDGMRAGAALGAAGKVAIGLLALALSGCTGEERTHPERTDALPISLMVTLHQPSEPSREMLDIFNRMIGAELQIDWVPSDIYREKLLNAVETNTLKKVTGVNESDYYLLKNAIRSEMFWEIGPFLDAYPNLSKLDPKVLRQTAVDGKLYGLYSERWPSRQGLIIRKDWMDKLGLRPPETTDELYTLLSRFTKDDPDGNGKADTYGLTDRNDLIYGAFKTFSSYFGTPNNWTLSNGRPQPDFMTGAYLDTMDYMKKLYDEGLINRDFAVTSKQIQRYRFLTGQSGVMVGAMDDAPRLQDELKRIQPNAELALVNRIEGPQGFGIWSIPDYSGIFLFSKRAIPTESELKRILAVYDRMLEPGPTNFLRYGIQDKHYKVIEGKVAPEPGMNEDRNANVLPFYSLMIQNISNPGLLRLSDKGQQPLVVLAQRLTDDNGKHLIRDPMLGLSSPTYDAKGTELSDIITNATYHYILGQLDRKGFEEQVKLWRQAGGDKVMEELAQAHAAKPGEATK
- a CDS encoding extracellular solute-binding protein encodes the protein MVSTNRLVKWTSTASAIVLAASALAGCGSKETGGASGSGTSPNPSDNAPLKITMMADLHTPEVPSDEVLKALEEKTNAKFTVQWVPDGNYDEKFQAALATGSLPQVAWLKNAASVALVRSAIESGQFWEVGPYLKDYKNLSKLNGNTLNNTKINGKIYSLYQERDLARSGVIYRKDWADKLGIAEPKTTDDLYTMLKKFKEADLGGGGNTIGLADRNDLVYGSFKALSSWFGTPNNWGVENGKLVPDFMTKGYLDTMKFLKKLYSEGLINKDFPVTSKADQQNLMYTGKAGVYIGNMPDVKTMQEKTVKNVPGAQFDVTNTINGPDGKPGLWSLPGYGSLMLFPKSSVKTEADLKKLLAVFDKFFDPEVADLLKYGIEGKHYTKKDGKVVPDSDVKKLEKEATPYLGMALADTTNITPSFYTLPVMEKANTLVKAAEKFAIADPAAPLASKTAIEKGNRLQDIIKDGTYQFILGKIDEKGFQDVIKKWQDQGGAQIISEYNAEYAKGK